The sequence TCTTCTCTTGATAGAATTCTCGGACGGATCGAATCGCTCGACGCGATCAACTTGACCAACCTCGCCCAGAAGCTTGCCCGCGAACGCGACTACCTGGAGACGATTTTCAACACCGCTCTGGAGGGGATCCTAGTGGTGGACCAGGATGGCGTGATCGAATACGCCAACGAATCCAGCTTGCGGCTGATCGGCTTGCAGGAGAGCGAGTTGGGTTCTGCGGTCCTGTGGCGGCTCATCCCCGGTCTTCGGAGTTCGCTTGGCATGCTTGACGGCGAGATGCTGCAGGACTCCATCAGCTCGCGCGAGCTGGAGATCACCTATCCCGAAAAGCGATACATTCGCATCTACATTCTTCCGTTCAAGGAGCCGATCGATGTGGAGGCGGAGGAGAAGCAGTTCGTGGTGATCCTTTCCGATATCACGAGCGAGAAGATCAGCAAGGAAGAGACCATCGAGTCGGAAAAGATCGCCTCCATCCTGCTTCTGGCGGCGGGCGTCGCCCATGAGCTCGGCAATCCGCTCAACTCGCTCACCATTCATCTGCAGCTTTTGAAGCGGCAGCTGGACAGGCTCGATGTTTCCACCCCGACTTCGGAGAAGATGCAGGATTCGCTAGAGGTCTGCCGGGGGGAGGTGGAGCGGTTGGATGGCATCATCAAGAACTTTCTGGAAGCGATCCGCCCGCAAAAGCCAGATTTCCAGGTGCTGAACCTGCACTCCATCCTAGAGGAGGTGTTGCAGTTCGTGGGCTCCGAATTGAACGATCGCGGCATCGCGGTGGAAGTGGAGGTCGAGTCCGCGCCGCCCATCGTGCGGGCCGACAAGAACCAGATGAAGCAGGTCTTTTTCAACCTGATCAAGAACGCCATGGAGGCCATGAAACCCGGCGGATGCCTGCGGGTGAAAACCAGGGACGACGAGGAGCGCATCTATCTGCAGTTCGGGGATTCCGGCACCGGAATAAAGCAGTCGGAGCTGTCCCGGGTATTCGAGCCGTACCACACCACCAAAAAGGGCGGCTCCGGTCTCGGCCTCATGATCGTGCAGCGCATCATGCGCGAACACGGAGGCCTAGTCGGCATCGACAGCCAGGAAGGCGTGGGCACGGTCGTCACCCTGGAGTTTCCGAAACGAAACCGCCAGGTGCGCATGCTGGAAGGTTAGGTCCACGCCGCCAGCCCCACCTTGCCGTATCGAACCCTTTTCTAATAGAGCAAGGACCGCCCCCGCGCGTCGCCACGCACCCGCGCCCGCCCGCCGACTCGTTTTGTCGTGTATGACTACAACGTTGTAGGCTTACGCGACAAGGGAGGGGAGCGGGGCATGATTCTTTCGATGAATAAGTGAGACAAAACATCTCACTTGACCTGCAAGTTCCTGTATTCTAGGCATGCAGCATGGTGCCATCTATTCTCATTGTCGATGACGAGCGGCATACCCGTGAGGGGTTGATGCAGATTTTGGAGGACTCCTACGACATTTATTTGGCGGAGGACGCGGAGCAGGCCTTCAACCTCATGGAGTCGGAAAAGTTCGATATCGTGCTCACCGATCTGCGCATGCCGGGCAAGTCGGGCATGAAGGTGATCGACAAGGCCTTGGCCCTTTCTCATCGCCCGCCGGTGATCATGATGACCGCTTACGGCGACGTCGATTCCGCGGTGGAGGCCATGAAGCGAGGGGCCTACGACTTTCTCACCAAGCCGGTGAATCTCGAGAAGCTGGAAATCCTGATCAAGCGGGCCCTGCAGTCGAAGAATCTGGAGACGGAGGTGCAACAGCTGCACGAGCGGCTCGACACCAAGTTCAGCTTCGAGGGCATCGTGGGAAACTCTCCTGAGCTGATCAAGGTCATCGACCGGGTGAAACTGGTCGCTCCGTCGAAAGCCAGCGTGCTGATCGAGGGCGAGACCGGTACCGGCAAGGAGATGATCGCTCAGGCCATTCACCAAAACAGCGGGCGGGCCAAGGGGCCTTTTGTGGCGGTGCACTGCGCTGCCCTACCGGCCAATCTGCTGGAGAGCGAGCTCTTCGGGCACGAGAAGGGCTCCTTCACCGGGGCTACCGAGCGACGCATCGGACGCTTCGAGATGGCGGAGGGCGGAACCTTGTTTCTAGACGAAATCGGCGAGATCGATCTCACCATACAGGTCAAGCTGCTTCGCTTCCTCGAGCAGCGCACCTTCGAGCGCATCGGCAGCTCGAAGTCCATCAAGGTGGATACCCGCCTGGTCGCAGCCACCAACAAGGACCTGCTGGCCATGACCAAGGAGGGAACCTTTCGCGAGGACCTGTACTATCGGCTCAACGTGGTGCAGATTCGCATGCCGCCGCTGCGCGAGCGAGCGGAGGACCTGCCTCAGTTGCTCAACCACTTCCTCAACGAATTCGCGGAGGAAAACGGCATGGAGCCGCCGCAGTTCGAGCCGGGTGCCATCCAGTGCCTGCGCCGCTATTCCTGGCCGGGAAACATCCGCGAGCTGCGCAACTTCGCCGAAAACGCGGTGGTGCTGCATCGCGGCGGCGTGGTGCACGACTACGACCTGGAGTCGAAGTTTCGCGGCGAGAGCAAGTCCATCGACGGATCGGGCAAGGTGGTTTCCCCGTTGGACAAGGAGGAGAACGAGAAACGGCTCCTGCGCGAAGCGCTCGCCGACGCCAAAGGAAACCGCACTCGAGCGGCTGCATTGCTGGGAATCAGCCGGCGCACCCTGCATCGCAAGCTGCAGCAGTGGCCCGAACTCGACGTGCTGGACCGATAGGAAGCGCCTCGTCCCGATGGCGGCTCGCGCCAGCATTCTGGATACGGCCGATGAAAGACGATTTTGCTCAATTTTCTGTTGACTTGGCTGTTTCGAAATGGATTCTGACGCACCTCTTCAACGAAGCGGGCGTAGCTCAGTTGGTAGAGCACCACCTTGCCAAGGTGGCTGTCGAGAGTTCGAATCTCTTCGCCCGCTCCATTTCCTCGTTATGGGGAGATTGGTCAAATCGTTGCATGCGGGCGTAGCTCAGTTGGTAGAGCACCACCTTGCCAAGGTGGCTGTCGAGAGTTCGAATCTCTTCGCCCGCTCCATTTTCCGCCTCCCTGAAACGGGAGGCTTTTTTGCGTCTATTCGCTTGAGGAACAGGCGCTTGATCGCACAGTCGAGCGCATGAAAGCCGCCGACCTATTCGAGTTTCCCGCCAGCATCCCCTTCGCCGATTTCTTTCGCGCCGACGCCCTCCCTTGGCAATGGATCGGGCAAATCAAGAAAGCCTTGGCCAGCGGCTTCGAAACGAATGTTCCAGGCTCGATCCCGCCCGGCGTTCGCATCTCCGGAGAGGTCTACATCCATCCGAGCGTTGAGTTGCCGGCCTTTTGCTCCATCGAAGGTCCGGCGTGGATCGGGGAGGGCGCGCAGATCCGCCCGGGAGCCTACATTCGTGGAAACGTGATCATTGGCGCCGGTTCGGTGGTGGGAAACTCCTGCGAGTACAAGAACTGCCTTCTGCTGGAGGACGTGCAGACGCCGCACTTCAGCTACATCGGCGACTCCGTCCT comes from Pelagicoccus sp. SDUM812003 and encodes:
- a CDS encoding ATP-binding protein; amino-acid sequence: MAKKASSLDRILGRIESLDAINLTNLAQKLARERDYLETIFNTALEGILVVDQDGVIEYANESSLRLIGLQESELGSAVLWRLIPGLRSSLGMLDGEMLQDSISSRELEITYPEKRYIRIYILPFKEPIDVEAEEKQFVVILSDITSEKISKEETIESEKIASILLLAAGVAHELGNPLNSLTIHLQLLKRQLDRLDVSTPTSEKMQDSLEVCRGEVERLDGIIKNFLEAIRPQKPDFQVLNLHSILEEVLQFVGSELNDRGIAVEVEVESAPPIVRADKNQMKQVFFNLIKNAMEAMKPGGCLRVKTRDDEERIYLQFGDSGTGIKQSELSRVFEPYHTTKKGGSGLGLMIVQRIMREHGGLVGIDSQEGVGTVVTLEFPKRNRQVRMLEG
- a CDS encoding sigma-54 dependent transcriptional regulator, translating into MVPSILIVDDERHTREGLMQILEDSYDIYLAEDAEQAFNLMESEKFDIVLTDLRMPGKSGMKVIDKALALSHRPPVIMMTAYGDVDSAVEAMKRGAYDFLTKPVNLEKLEILIKRALQSKNLETEVQQLHERLDTKFSFEGIVGNSPELIKVIDRVKLVAPSKASVLIEGETGTGKEMIAQAIHQNSGRAKGPFVAVHCAALPANLLESELFGHEKGSFTGATERRIGRFEMAEGGTLFLDEIGEIDLTIQVKLLRFLEQRTFERIGSSKSIKVDTRLVAATNKDLLAMTKEGTFREDLYYRLNVVQIRMPPLRERAEDLPQLLNHFLNEFAEENGMEPPQFEPGAIQCLRRYSWPGNIRELRNFAENAVVLHRGGVVHDYDLESKFRGESKSIDGSGKVVSPLDKEENEKRLLREALADAKGNRTRAAALLGISRRTLHRKLQQWPELDVLDR
- a CDS encoding UDP-N-acetylglucosamine diphosphorylase, producing MKAADLFEFPASIPFADFFRADALPWQWIGQIKKALASGFETNVPGSIPPGVRISGEVYIHPSVELPAFCSIEGPAWIGEGAQIRPGAYIRGNVIIGAGSVVGNSCEYKNCLLLEDVQTPHFSYIGDSVLGNGSHLGAGVILSNLRLDQKPVKALVDGKSVDTGLRKFGALVGDQAEVGCNAVLNPGSILGKRSLVGPLTPFKGTLGPNKLLVSKPETSIQER